The genome window TGGAGGGGAGATGAGAAGGGGTAAGACACAGAGAACGTATCCTGCATGCCCTTTTTAGCCAGATACTGATCTTCCAAGACGGCTGGAGAGCCGGCTTTTGATTCCTCCTCGGCACCATCTATTTTCAGTGGCAAGGGACACATATCTGTAACTGTCTTATCTTCGCTTGACTTCGGTGCCCGAGGAGGTAAGGCAGGACACGAATGGCTCTGCTTTGTGTTGCTGACTCCCAGAGTTTTCTCATCAGTGCAGTCTAGAGAGTAACTTGCTGACTTTGGACAGCTGGAGATGGTGTTTGTGAACTCTGTTGGAGTCAGCGGGGAGTACCCTGTTGGGAGCTCACATCCATCGAAGTCAAAAGTCAAAGGTGCTGGACAGTTTCTCTTTGGCGTACCTGGAGTCTTCTGTCTGGGGTAACTGTAGCTCCTGCTTGGATCAAGCAGGAAATCACTCCTATTCAGGCTTTCAGCAGTTCCTGAAAAATGGTTTGGCCAAGATAACCTTGAAGGCAGAGCTTCAGCTGAGGGGCTTCCCAAAGGCATTGTGCTGTCAGGCTCTTTGGATTCAGTTTTCATCATGTTACATGGGTAGCAGGAAACAGGTGTGCTCTCAGTTGGGTTGGTGTTGTCGCTCTCTGTGACATTACTTAAggaacaaagcagaaaggatgttgttagtaagaaaaaaattgacattTCAGTAAACTCATAAATCATCTGATAGAAGGTGACCATCACCTTCTTTCCTCCAGCAGAACTTTTCACATTTGAATTAACATGTTTGAATTAATGTATTGACAGATCCTTTACCCCTTCTACAAGCCTGACAAGATACTGATATACCCAAAAGCCCCATGTCATGTTTTTTCAAGCTCATAAAAAAGTTGATGCCTCAATTCAGTTCTGTGTCATCTCACAAATACTCAGTTTTTCACTGCTGAATTCCTGAGGGATATCACCACGGATAAGAAAGAGTCTCACATACCCTAGAAAGATGTTCCAACCCAGCACTTTTCTATATATATACCACAGATATGTCATGGTATGCAAAACTCATATGAGGGCAGGTCACCACTGCCCTAGGCCATGTGAACCAGTGCAGAGTACAGAGACACGGAGGGAGTCAATGCTCATGGCCAAAGGAAGAGTTTTAGCTGGACGGGTAAGCAGACCTGGCTGGATGTGCTGAAGAATCAGGCTTTAAGCTTACCCAGAGTAACTTGTTGGTGTGTCTGGATCTTTCAAAAGCTTTGATGTTAAACACTTGCTCTTCAAAGGCACCTAAAGAAAGTTACCCTGGATCCACTTCCAGGCGGTGAACTAAGCTCAGCCTGTCCAAGGGAACTGATGGTTTATATCCAGGTATTCTCAAGTGATGGGGATgacaacaaaagcacacaacCTGTTATCAAAAGCAAATGtttgctgattttatgccaccttctaaaagaaaatctgaaagatTGTGCTGATCTTTGGAATTTTGGCCAACTAAACCAGAACACTGGAAAAACAATCAGCAGACTTATAAAATCCTTACTCAACACAACAGACAGAAaccaacagctgaaaaaaattgttttaatgaCTTGCCTCTCTCTCCTGAAAACTAACTACTCAAGTAAAAACTCAGTAGTCACCCCGTGACAGCTCAGTGAACACTGCTTGAGAATGGATCAAGCTATCAAAACGGATCAATGGAGCTATCaaaaaaacagaacagtttTCAATGGATTGACACAAAATTACTTCCTTGTGTGCTTACAGTGGATCAGAGAGGCCAATCTGGACTTGCCCAGATCAAATACAAAGTGCAGATGTGTAAAAACAGTCCTAGTCTACATCACTGGAAAATATCTGTCCCAACAAATGCAGTTTCCCTCTTTCTAACCATCTCTCAGTCTCCATTCTGTGCCTTCCAAACTTTTCCTCTGTTTATGTCACTCATACAAGTCTGATAGGTAAAGCAGCTGGATCTTTTCAATATGAGACATGGAGTTTTGCCCCCTCAACAGGGATACACCATCAACTGGTTATTTCTGGCTGCTTAAAGGCCAACTGGTGTATTGCACACAGTGCAAATCATTTTTCACAAACCAAGCCATCAAGCTGAGACAATAGTCAGTGAGGTGTCGTAAACAACCACCAATGCAGAGCAATTAAATTGATTGATCCTGTTTCTGTTCTCTAATTCCATACTAGAACTGGAACATATTACTGAGTTCAAAGATTAATGgaatttctgaaaacattttaacattttcgAAGTGCTTCCTTATTTGGCCTCCACTAAAATGAGCTGCCTAGGACTCAGTGCAAAAGGATGCAAGACAAGCCTCACATACAGCTGAAGTCAGGTATCAGGCATTTTTAGAGGCAGATAAGGACAAATCATACTGactttctttctgtttaaaatactgTCTGCAACCCTTCATGATCCAGAAAACAAGTTTACTGATATAAATGGCAAAGCAATCTGGTTACTCTGCACAATGGCAATTTTCTAGTAGCTTCCTCTGCAACACCAGGTAAGCTCTACCAAAATGGAGACATCTGATCTGGACCCAGCTGGAGATGAATTTCATGCAAACACTGTGAAAGTCAAGGCTttcttttcatagaatcacagaattatttaggttggaaaagacctctgagatcatcaatCCAACCattaatccagcactgccaagtccacactaaaccatgtccccaggtgatACATCTACActttttttgaacacttccaggcataGTGACTCTAAcgcttccctgagcagcctgttctaatgcttgacagccctttccatgaagaaatttttcctaacatcaaatctaaacctcccctggtgcaacttgaggccttttcttcTCATTCTATTGCTTGTTAGTTGGGAGAAAAGACTGACCCCAATTTCACTGTAACTTTCTGCATTCCTGAGAAActtcacttctgttttcttagTTTTCTCCCTAGCTTTTGGGAGGCAGATGTATTCTTAGCTACaaagagagaaagcagcatTTGGTGGGCCCCTAAAGCTGGGAGGTCTTGTGCTCAGCCTCCCGTGGAGTAGACCTTTACAGAACTACCCAACAGGCTTTCATAAAATAAGCAAGCCTTGATTTAGAGTGATCATTGCCAGATCCACAACACTAAGCTGCAAATGTGCAGTATGACTTAGTAAGGCAATTTCAGCATAAGTTATTAGACCGACTGCATCCAGGCTGAAATTAATTCAGTGATGTTTTGGATGAATTTATAGTATCCACACAGGTAGCACTGTGTCATTGAAGGGGTACCAAAAATAATGGCAAGAAGACATCCAAGGCAAAAAGGAGGTGAGGCTTCAGAAGGTGCATATACTTtccaaagcagaaggaaagacaCTGTACCACTAAGAAAAGCTATGCAGCCACATAATTCAGAATTTACTGACAACTTTCAGCTAGCCTGGGTGGATTATCTGGATTGTGGGTTGGGTTTGTGCTGAAGTGTGTTTGACGTGGAAGCTGTCTGGCCCCCCTCTGCTACACCTCACTTAGCACTCAGTGGTGTCTGCTGGTCTTTCTGTCCTCCATCACATCCACCCCGCAGGTGTCCATACAGTTAGCACAACACATTTCTGGATTACCACACTCTTTTTGTGTCCCTGATTATCACAGCTGGCTGCACTGCATGCAGCACTGAAATCCCACCCAAAAACTAGCTTTGAGGTGGTCTGGTTTGAAGATTCAAACCTTTCAAGAAACATGGAGAACTATACATGATCTCTTAACTAGATAGCCTATGTCACCTAAGAGTGATATTACCTCTAGCAATGCATGCAGGTGTTTAATATAAACTGCTATGTCCTACCTAGTAAAATAGAGTTTCTGCTGgagctttccttccttttcaatCTTTGAAAACAACTTGACAGGTTAGCCCATTTTACTGCAAGTCTGACACCACACTGTGCCTTAGAAACAAGTGCCTTCAAAAAGAACGCTGCTAAATTTTACTTTCTCAGAAAGAGCTAGCACAGCGCTCCCACAGCTCAAACACATACATGTTGTGCAGTCCTGAAGAGTAGTAGGAcagagtggggctgggagagcgGGTCTGCTGTCGAGCAGGCTTCGCTGTGCGAGGAGGGATGGAAGGACTGGTGGAGGACGGCTTTGAACTCCGTGGTGGCACCGGGGGAGCGTTGAGGAGCCTGCATTCCTCTTTTACCTGCACAAAAGAAGAACATGTaagcaagcagcaggaaaatctgGGCAACAGCAGCCTCAACCAGATGAAGCACATCTGGTTCTGCCTTATTCTTTGAAGGGAAATAATTAAAtagggaggagaagggagaaatgaAGAAGTATATACATTTGCAACAGTGCGTATCTGTCAAGGAAGTCCAAAGGAACGCTTTGCCACTGGTAGAACTACCAGCAGTCTTTTTTAGGGCACATTTCAGCAGTTTGACAGCCACTCATTTGAAAAGTAGCAGCAATGAAACTATGTAAAAGAAGCTTCCAGTAACACAGAAAATCAGACAGACTGTTCCTGATATTATACATTTTGTAAGGAGCAATTCATTACACCTAAACTTCATTAGTGTTGTTTACTTAGATGTAATAAACCAAGCTTATGTAATGAAAAGATCTCAATATACTTTGATGCTTCCTGACTTACTTCACCAGTGATAGTCATCCAACTCTAAGATGATTCCAAGCCTCCCTCCGTCAGGAATAGTAATTTATCTCATATTTACCAGCTTCTGGATTCAAACGAGGAGCTTCAGTCCTTCTGTAACTGCCAAAGCAGTGCAGGATAAGGTTGTCCAAAATGTACAAGTGGAAAGGTGTACACCCAGCCTACAggtctgctctgtgcagccagaCAACCTCACAGCTTAAAACACACAGCTGTAGCACAGATCACCTGAAATTTACTGTGGTGTGCCTGTGTAGGAGCAAAATGTCAGGATCCATCCCCATAAAAAAAATGATGGAATTAAGGACTTAATCTCATCAGGACATATTTGAGAGAGCAACTTTATTTAGTAGGGCTAGAGGTGAGAAGGCTGCTGAGAATTCGGCTGCCAGGCAGGATTTTTAACGATTCACCACctgcccctgggcaggaggagaccTCTATGTTCTCCGTGTCTGAAACAGTCTTAGATgcatcagaaaaaggaaattatttttgtgtatgaaagctgaagtttatttttaaattttacaacAATGCAGAACTAAAAGTTATCTTAGCAGTTCTGCAACACATAATTAGCAATTAAagtgatttaatttatttaaaaacaaaataaatgtggaACCTTTTGCAATCCACTTCAGTGCTTTCAAAATGCAACAACATATTTAGTACTTTAGTGAAATGGAAAACTGGGGACTAGGACATTGTAGtacattttttccctaattcaAAACAAGTCAAAATTACAGGAAATGCCCGTCAGcataaaacactgaaataaatctTGTTCTAAGGGATCTTATTTGCTCTTtcaaggaaaggggaaaaaatgaatcaATTTTATTCATGTTTGTTATTGAATTCAGGCATAAAATTCTTCAACCATTTTAATATTGTGCCCCAAGGACGCCTGAAGACTTTTTCTCCCCCCAAGTCAGAATAGGCAAAGTTAATAGTGAATGCTATTGAATATATATCCATGGGGTTAGAGGGACCATTCAGGGGAGCTCTTGGAGCACAGCAGATGGTCAAAGgcttaaagcttttctttcctggaaGACTGAGGAATTGAAAGGTGCTGGCATAACAAACTATGCCAAACTCCCTTGCTTGACCCAGATTGCAGATCAGAATGAAGCCATAAATAATACCTGTTTGCAGTCCCAATTGGTCCTTGTCACAAAACCACAATTACAGCTGCCACACGCAGCCCCCAGGAAACCCAGTGGaggaataaaaaggagaaattttgcAGATTAAACTGTCATGAGCAAGGGGAAGCTTCAGGAAAGCCATGCTCACTaggtccaagagaatggcaATGAAATAAATGCAGGAGATGAGTGGAACAGCCACGGTGTGACAGGACAATGACCTCGATGGCTGCTGCTCTTAGCTGGAAATACTCTTTGCCCTGGAAGCACTAAATGTCACATGGCTGTCAGATACAGATAAAACACTTACACTGCACAACCTGAAACTTCTGTTCGACATTAAGCTCTCTCATGCTCCAACCCTCCTTCCCGTGACCTAGGAATGGTGACCTGTTTCCAATGGCATGAGGTGCTATGTTGATTTTAAGGCCactgctccttttccctgctgccagcccaagccctgccagcagcacctgggcccTGGGGTGCCACTGCTGAATCAGGGCACCACAGGTGCCCATTGCAGTGACCAGCTCTGAGGCTGCCTGGATAAAACCTGCCCTGTCACCAGCTTGACTGTGAGTGTAACACAGAGCAGTTCCACACTCCTcgcccacagcagcctgagcttCCGGCGCACTCCATTAGGGATGTGCTTTGTATCAATCAGGAAAACAGCTTCTGATGTTATGCAAATTAGTGTTTGGGGAATGAAGAAATTACTAATTTACAGGCCTTAATTCAGAGGTTATTCCCCCTCTCTGCCTTCTGCCTTCATGCTACTTTGATTTTCTGAAAGGTATTTAGAAAATACACATAATGTATCACAATGCTTCATCCTGctggagagaagaaaaccagaacagCTTCTGAAATACTCAGATGTCCTTTCCCATCCTGCAAACAGCTCCTGgacacacattttaaatttagtgCAAAAATACAATTGCCAGCCAACCTTTACACAGAAATGCTATGGAATATCATTCTAGAGGGAGTGATGACtaaaccagcagctcctgagatCTACTTACTCTATAAATACCTACATGGAAACCATGCAAACATCTCCTCGGCCCCAGCCCACAGACGAATTCTGTAGGTCACTGATACTCACTCCAAAGCTGTTCCAGGAAGCCATAAAAGTAagtataaattattataatctATGGAAATGTAGgtttttagttttgctttatttttaatgggGTTAcaccccctgcccacctctAAATTCCAGCTAATATCTTTAGCAGAAGTTATTTCTCCAAAATGGCTAGAAAGATACACTGAGATTGCTGACAGCAGTCACACATTACCTCAGTAATGTAAGACACACATGACAAAATTGCACACTTTCCAAAATAACTCTAAAGGGCAACATACACAGCTACCCCAAGGATTCCCCAGGTCTGAGGGTCCACACTGATGATGTGCAGGTGCTccacagctctcccagtgcccacagctCAGCGGTAAGACCCTCACATTGCAGGCATGACCCATGCCACaagggctgtggggacagccttcctcccccaccacccacccccagcactgcagcactccTCTGACCCTGTGCAGAAGCAGTTCAGCTCACACAAATCAGCAGGAAACGAATCATTTTCCAGATCCAGAcctggctgcctgcccaggcacaggagtgccagagccagcacaaaAGGGAAGCCAGGACGATGTgtctgggaaaggaggaggaggaggtggaggagggtGGGACCAACCCCACTCCAGTTAACACCAGTGTAGGCTGCCAGGGAGCCTCATCTCCATatggtgctgctgggcacttGTCCAAGAGTCTGGACAAAGTGTCAGTGCATACCTGACCTCAGAGGCAAGGAAGTGCTCTTGGGTTCCTGCACTTAACATTGCACGTAAACACTTTGCTGAGAAGACACAATGTCTTGCCTTTCCTGGCCGCTCCAGCTCCTGCATTTGCTTTCGGGGAAGTTTTGGTGGCACAGTCCAAGGGCTGTAGCTGGGCATTTTGTGCCTGCCTGGTgtcctcctcccctctcctcactgcacctccccaggcattgcagagcctggccaggggcaTCCCCACAGAAATCCACTGCAGGCTGACCCAGCATGAATGAACACATCTTAGCTTTCAACCAGGTTGTGACCTGACTCGTGAGGGCTACAGCCAACACTACTGGACTGTTAGATGGCAATAGGAAAGGTAAGGGATCATCATTTTTGCTGCAGATTGGTCTCAAATTAGTCTTAATTTACTGTACAGCCATGCTCTTGAAATCACCATAGAACTTTCaagtggaatatttttttagttCCAGAAAAACCCTTGCAAAACAAATTTGTTAAATAATGATATACACCAAGATTCATGTGATATATGTATCATTGACATTTTGCTAAAGACTCCTAGACACTCTTTCTTAGGGAATCTTCttcctttactttcttttcttctttttttttttttttttcttaaataatgcTTAGGACTATGTCAAGAGACCACATAATGAGTGGAATCTCCAGCCAGCCTGCATAAGCTCCTGTTGataaaatacatttgcattCTTCCCTCCTAAGTCTCCATGACATTCAGGTTTAGAGAAGTGATTTCTCCcatgagttttcattaaaaacctTAGGCCAGGAAACATGCTCTGTTTAAAACTGAGTCCTCTAGAAGGCTCATTTATCAATTCTGCAGAGCTCctatttaaacatattttctttcaataagCAGTACAGAGCAATTAGTTCAGGTCTAGTTTGATAAAGTTTCCTTGGGGACAATGACACAGTATTCTTCAAAATCTGCTATAGGGTCACAATAGATAAGACAATTTCTCATTAACAAACActtaaaatctgtaaaaattcTAGCTGTTCTCATTATCAGAGCCTGTTAATTGAAGACACACCAACGTAATATGAGGTATTTCCAAGTGGGTCAGGCCCCATACACTCTGGCCACAGAAGATAGAAGACATGAGAAAACAATGAAGTCACATGGAGAGATGTGAAAAGCAAGAGAATGAAGTGACTCAGCAATTCTTAGACCTTGTTTGTGTGAGCAAGAAACCCAAAATAAATATCATCTGTAAGTATCAGGATTAAGCTATTAGATCAGTAATATTAAATATACTCCTGTGATATTTAAGACATGACTTACACACAGTAGGAAACTAGCTGAATTGGCACATCTTGCCAAGTCTGACTGTTCCCTTGCCCTGTATGTGCCCTTCCCCCCTCCACCAAGTATTCCCTAAAAAGATCTGCATGCAAACTCTTCATGACctagaaaaggaaacaaacaaacataaataACCCTGACTTACTGCTTCTGATTTGGGAGGCACTGGAGGTGGAGGTAGGGAAATATCTGAAGACTTTGTGGTTGTTCCGATGGTTGCAGGCACAGGAAGAGGCGCGGTACCACACTTTGATCGGAAGGATCCTCTGTAGTTCTCACACTTGTTCTTCTCACTTAGCGAGCATGAGAGAGGCTGATCACCACCCTTTCCAGACCCTTGGTCCAACCAGAGCTCTTCGTAAGGAAGCTCCGGTTTCGTGGGCAGAAACATGGATTCTTCGCTAACTTCAGGGAAAAGGTAATCACTGCCACTGTCCCCCGACTCCTGGTACTGAAGAGCATCGTGAGAGAACAGGGCCCACTCATTACACAAGtccctgcagccatggaggTTCACCTCGCTGTTCCCATGCAGGTTGTTGCCGTAGACACACACGGAGAGCCGGTGGAAGGACTGTGTGAGCTCGTCCCGCGCGTAGCTGAGGGAGTTGGGCACGTGGCTGTGCCCCGCGCACCGGCTCTTCTTCGGGCTCTTGCAGTCGTCGTTCCAGTCAGTCTTCACGTCCCGCACGGCACGCGAATACTCGTCTATGTCAAACTGCTCCTGGCATATATTAAACCAGTGCTGGATGAGAGGCTCGTGCCACAGCTCCCCCTTGACCACGCTATCGGGCAGAATAAATTTCGGAAGTGTCAAGTGCAAGGGAAAATGCATGGGAATGATTTTGTTTCCACGAAGCACGCAACAAACTACCACAGTCTTGGTCTGAATGTTGACAAACTTGTACCTGTGCCCCTCACGGATGAAATGCAGGTCATAAGGGTTTCTTGGTGTAGGACTTGGCACAGTCACGTTCACAGGCAGCCTGGTTTTTTCTACTATATTGCGAATCGTGTGCTCGCCTTCTTGCATCTGCACCTCCAGTGGGCTGCGGGTGCTGAACTTGCCCTTACACTGGAAAGGGAGACTGATGCTCTCATTGGTCCTGTGGTTCATGCAGATGAGGCAGGGCATTTTGCCTCTGCCTAGCTTACTAATTGAATTAAGCTTCCCGATTTTTTTGAAGATGGTGTTGAGCCGTGACTTCTCCTTAGAAGATTTTGCATAAAGGATTTCTGCTTGCCCCATTAAAGTGAGCTCATCCCCAGTACTAAGGGTAATGTTGTAAACTTCAGTGTCTTCATTGCATTCACCTGAAGCTACCtgcaaaataataatgaaaaatttgaTTTTCCCCCCAATGAAGACAATACTTCAAATCACATCAAATCTCTTGAGACTGAACTTACAAGACTATGTATTGGAAAACATTAAAGTAGCTTTATTTGAACAGCTGACTGGTCAAGTGCAAGGTGTTTAAGCTGAAGTAACCTTTTAAAATTGTTCAGCTCATTCTTGCATCTTACTTGAGAGGAAAGAGCCACCTGAAATTGCCAAAGGAGGCATGAGAACAAACATAACCATAATCAGACAGGGCAAGTCCACATATCCCAGCAGTTCAAATAGCCACTTGTGTCATTCAGCTATGACAGACCATGTCTGGATTCCCTCGGGTATCTTTTCCCAcctttgtttttgctgtttgttaGAACTTATTTGCCAGGCTCTTGAGGGAAACAAATGTCTTTTACCATCTTCAGctccctgaggagcagaaaaggtgATCTCATCATTACAGATGAAGCATATCCCTTTGATATAATTTTTTCCAGGCTAGGGGGAATGACAGATGACATCTATTCCGTGAAGGAGAAATCAAGAATATCGGTCTATCCCATATGCCTAACTCCCCACCCTGCTTTGCTCTCCTAGTCATAGACTTCCTTCCTCATTTTTTGATCATAATTGCAATTTAAGAGATTAAACAACATATGCACAGCCATGTGTGAGCGTTTCTAGTATGGAAATTGtaccaggaaaaaacccccaacaaaacaGATGTCCAAGGCTCATTTGCTTCTGAAGTTATTTCCTTACGACTGAAATAACTCTTTATAGACAAGATTGCTCTGCTTCATATTTGAGTGGTTTAATGTGAAAAGCCCTTTTCAGGGACCTAACAGAACCCACCCAATTCTTTGGTAGCAGCAGATCCCTACTCATAAATGAAAGTGTACCAGATAAACACTACTGGTCTGTTATCAACTATTTTATTTGAGAAATTCAACATACTAAAGAAATTGCCAATGAAAACATATGCTAAAATTGTATATCCCTTCCTCACCTCCAAAACCCCTAAAGACTTCATGGACTTGAGTGAAGTTCAAACTCCAGGCTTCAAACCCTTGGTATTATCACACAACTGCATGAAATCAAAGCTGTAATTCCAGTAAGTCAATAACTGACAAGCGCAGTGAATAATGCTTCCTCTTCTAAGACATGACCTGCAATCCCTCCATATTTGCAGAGCTGTGATTATTTTCTGCAAGCCAGAATTGCAGTTGCACAGGCAGCTCAGGCGAGGTGCGCCGCCTTAGCACTTCAGGCTCGGGGCTTCCGGAGAGGAAGTCATTCAAACCCTGAATTATCTAAACAAACACTAATTGGTCTAATCCAGGAAACCACTAGGGTTTATGGTACATAATACTCACTCACAGTTTGCACCAGTGGCCTGGCAGCATTTGAAACACCATGACATGAAATGAAAGCACTGGAAGCTCTTTTGCTGATAAGGGCCATGTGACGTCCATTGCTGGTTTCTCCTGACACTGCCACAGAGCgctgcactggagctgcagccacacagccctgcctttgAGGGGCTGATAAGGGCTGAGGAcacacagggctctgtgcctgTACCATGCAATCTCCCCCTTCTCTTTCTGAGGGGGTGTTTTCTCTAGGAATATTGGTTTCTAGAATCAACAAGTCCCTGCAAATGGCTGCTTTGACAATGCCAGCTACACTGTTGGACTTTTCACTCGATGCTGCACTATCACAGCTTTTCCTCACTACTTGTGGGACACTGTCTGGAGCAAGGCAGGTGTCACaacctgcagctgtgggagctccTCCTGGGCAGCTTACAGTTCTCTGATGATtcacaaacaaacaagccaCTGCAGGAGGAAACGGTGGGTCAGATGTGAAACCACGGAGGTAACTAAATGGCTGAGCTTTACAATGAGGGTCTTGTGGAGCAGCTACTTATTGATGCCATCCACTTCAACCAGCCAAATAGCAAATGGGCTTTTAGAGCCAACTGACACgtttaaagacaaaattattttcaattaaaaacattggaaaacatatttttcattgttaaaaaaatacagtcacAGGATCATTGCAGGTGAAATAAGGCTGAATTTAACCCTCAATCTGAT of Molothrus ater isolate BHLD 08-10-18 breed brown headed cowbird chromosome 1, BPBGC_Mater_1.1, whole genome shotgun sequence contains these proteins:
- the GAREM1 gene encoding GRB2-associated and regulator of MAPK protein 1 — its product is MDPGPPLGCNLKDVKWSAVAVPLDLLVSTYRLPQIARLDSGETIEGLRESDYLLIHSCRQWTTITAHSLEEGHYVIGPKIEIPVHYAGQFKLLEQDRDIKEPVQYFNSVEEVAKAFPERVYVMEEITFNVKVASGECNEDTEVYNITLSTGDELTLMGQAEILYAKSSKEKSRLNTIFKKIGKLNSISKLGRGKMPCLICMNHRTNESISLPFQCKGKFSTRSPLEVQMQEGEHTIRNIVEKTRLPVNVTVPSPTPRNPYDLHFIREGHRYKFVNIQTKTVVVCCVLRGNKIIPMHFPLHLTLPKFILPDSVVKGELWHEPLIQHWFNICQEQFDIDEYSRAVRDVKTDWNDDCKSPKKSRCAGHSHVPNSLSYARDELTQSFHRLSVCVYGNNLHGNSEVNLHGCRDLCNEWALFSHDALQYQESGDSGSDYLFPEVSEESMFLPTKPELPYEELWLDQGSGKGGDQPLSCSLSEKNKCENYRGSFRSKCGTAPLPVPATIGTTTKSSDISLPPPPVPPKSEAVKEECRLLNAPPVPPRSSKPSSTSPSIPPRTAKPARQQTRSPSPTLSYYSSGLHNINVTESDNTNPTESTPVSCYPCNMMKTESKEPDSTMPLGSPSAEALPSRLSWPNHFSGTAESLNRSDFLLDPSRSYSYPRQKTPGTPKRNCPAPLTFDFDGCELPTGYSPLTPTEFTNTISSCPKSASYSLDCTDEKTLGVSNTKQSHSCPALPPRAPKSSEDKTVTDMCPLPLKIDGAEEESKAGSPAVLEDQYLAKKGMQDTFSVSYPFSSPLHLQLAPRSCGDGSPWQPPTDLSGLSIEEVSKSLRFIGLSEDVISFFVTEKIDGNLLVQLTEEILSEDFKLSKLQVKKILQFINGWRPKM